The Primulina eburnea isolate SZY01 chromosome 8, ASM2296580v1, whole genome shotgun sequence genome contains a region encoding:
- the LOC140839555 gene encoding zinc finger A20 and AN1 domain-containing stress-associated protein 8-like, with the protein MDSSRETGCQVPEGPILCINNCGFFGSAATMNMCSKCHKDTVLKPQQLKLAASSIEDIVNSSSSTNKNEPFLAEAANAESEFKVLSPQPSSELETGDGSDTKAKEGPNRCTSCYKRVGLTGFSCKCGHMFCSVHRYSDKHNCLFDYRIAAQDAIAKANPVVKAEKLDKI; encoded by the coding sequence ATGGATTCTTCCAGGGAAACAGGCTGCCAAGTGCCAGAAGGCCCCATTCTTTGCATCAACAACTGTGGTTTCTTTGGAAGCGCAGCAACCATGAATATGTGCTCCAAATGTCACAAGGATACTGTATTGAAACCACAACAGTTGAAGCTGGCTGCCTCATCTATTGAGGACATAGTTAACTCTAGCTCAAGTACTAACAAAAACGAGCCTTTTTTAGCTGAAGCAGCAAATGCTGAATCGGAGTTTAAGGTTCTTTCTCCCCAACCATCTTCTGAACTGGAGACCGGTGATGGCTCAGACACAAAGGCGAAAGAAGGGCCTAACAGGTGCACCAGCTGCTACAAGAGAGTGGGTTTAACGGGATTCAGTTGCAAGTGCGGGCATATGTTTTGTTCAGTTCATCGGTATTCTGACAAACACAACTGCCTATTTGATTACCGGATTGCTGCTCAGGATGCTATAGCAAAGGCAAACCCTGTTGTGAAAGCTGAAAAGCTCGATAAGATTTAA
- the LOC140839248 gene encoding uncharacterized mitochondrial protein AtMg00240-like: protein MVPTQTKYVQDLLLRSKMNNTKALPASMTSGLRLSSKDMDPFPDGMLYHSTVGALQYLTITRPDIEFSVNKVCQFMQASSYSHWKAVKHILRYLSGTLGFGIRLNPCSAFTLHGLCDDDWGSDLMIVAPCLVFVGSLGPLLFLGAPRNNLSFPGLVLKL, encoded by the coding sequence ATGGTTCCTACTCAAACTAAGTATGTGCAAGATCTGCTTCTTCGCTCTAAGATGAACAATACCAAAGCTTTGCCGGCTTCGATGACTTCGGGTCTTCGACTATCTTCTAAAGATATGGATCCATTTCCTGATGGTATGCTTTATCATAGTACAGTAGGAGCTCTTCAATATCTAACCATCACCAGACCTGACATTGAATTCAGTGTCAACAAAGTGTGTCAGTTTATGCAAGCTTCCTCATATTCTCATTGGAAGGCGGTCAAGCATATTTTACGTTACTTAAGTGGCACTCTTGGTTTTGGTATTCGTTTAAATCCTTGTTCTGCATTTACTCTTCATGGTTTATGTGATGATGATTGGGGTAGTGACCTGATGATCGTCGCTCCATGTCTGGTTTTTGTTGGTTCTTTGGGTCCTCTCCTATTTCTCGGAGCTCCAAGAAACAACCTATCGTTTCCAGGTCTAGTACTGAAactgtag